Proteins encoded together in one Rhizobium sp. 11515TR window:
- a CDS encoding DMT family transporter — MKNKLAFLNPLVAIILWSGNVIVSRLSAHTIGPEAITFYRLLLAVFLMSTFVAIPAWRNRFVIWPHLGQFAILGFLAMCFFQSLSYLAAETTTATNMAVFTALTPLLTVALSAFVLKDTPTVGMVGGGVLSLAGLIYLVSAGDPAALARNGVHLGDPLMFIAALSYAVYGVLLKRWSLPVAGWQSTYMQAICALVIMFPAFLATPAPLRSLNAETLPLIAYAGGLASVVLPFLWVRGVHILGPNRCAAFMNLLPVFTALGAIVMLGEPVRAYHVIGGGAALVGVACVGLFRRPLRGSSPLVAEIVE; from the coding sequence ATGAAAAATAAGCTCGCATTTCTCAATCCCCTCGTCGCCATCATCCTCTGGTCCGGAAACGTCATCGTCTCCAGACTGTCAGCCCACACGATCGGGCCGGAGGCAATCACCTTCTATCGTCTGCTTCTCGCCGTCTTTTTGATGAGCACCTTCGTCGCCATCCCCGCCTGGCGAAACCGCTTCGTCATCTGGCCGCATCTCGGGCAATTCGCTATTCTCGGCTTCCTCGCCATGTGCTTCTTCCAGAGCCTATCCTATCTGGCGGCGGAAACGACCACGGCGACGAACATGGCGGTGTTCACGGCCTTGACGCCGCTGCTTACGGTGGCTTTGAGCGCCTTTGTGTTGAAGGATACGCCGACCGTCGGCATGGTCGGCGGCGGCGTTCTGTCGCTTGCCGGGCTTATCTATCTGGTGAGTGCCGGCGATCCGGCAGCGCTTGCTCGCAATGGCGTGCATCTCGGCGATCCGCTGATGTTCATAGCGGCGTTGAGCTATGCCGTGTATGGGGTTCTGCTCAAGCGCTGGAGCCTGCCAGTCGCCGGCTGGCAATCGACCTATATGCAGGCGATCTGCGCTCTGGTCATCATGTTTCCGGCGTTCCTTGCAACGCCTGCGCCCTTGCGTTCGCTGAATGCCGAGACCTTGCCGCTGATTGCCTATGCCGGGGGCCTTGCCTCCGTCGTTCTTCCGTTCCTGTGGGTGCGCGGCGTCCACATTCTTGGACCCAATCGTTGCGCGGCCTTCATGAACCTCTTGCCGGTCTTCACCGCGCTCGGCGCCATCGTGATGCTCGGCGAGCCCGTGCGCGCCTACCATGTCATCGGCGGCGGCGCCGCTCTTGTAGGCGTTGCCTGCGTCGGGCTTTTCCGCCGGCCGTTGCGTGGCTCATCGCCACTTGTCGCGGAGATCGTCGAGTAA
- a CDS encoding MFS transporter produces MNPPRAATTIYPVIMVASLGHFINDVTQALLPASYPVLKTGFDLSFAQLGVLTFVYQITASILQPFVGWYTDGRPQPYSLPFGMICSCAGMITLGMAPNYPTLLMGAILLGFGSSIFHPEASRIARLASGGKHGFAQSLFQVGGNFGTSLGPLLAAFFILPHGQHGMAALASLAFAGILILGGLGRWYQLNGSHLRAPAKSGKPHKALSLSRARVGLAIAVLIALIFSKYFYLASFTSYYNFYLMARFGVTERTAQLCQFVFFAAVAVGTMVGGPVGDRIGRKKVIWGSILGILPFTVVLPHANLETTIILSAIIGTVIASAFSAIVVYAQELLPGRVGMVSGLFFGFAFGMGGIGAAALGVLADHTSIEFVFELCAFLPLIGLLTILLPNVED; encoded by the coding sequence ATGAATCCGCCCCGCGCGGCAACGACGATATATCCGGTCATTATGGTGGCGAGCCTTGGCCACTTCATCAACGACGTCACCCAGGCATTGCTGCCAGCAAGCTATCCAGTGCTCAAGACCGGCTTTGACCTGAGCTTCGCCCAGCTCGGCGTGCTGACATTCGTCTACCAGATCACGGCCTCGATCCTGCAACCCTTCGTCGGCTGGTACACGGATGGACGGCCCCAGCCCTATTCATTGCCGTTCGGCATGATCTGCAGCTGCGCCGGCATGATTACGCTCGGCATGGCGCCCAATTACCCAACACTATTGATGGGCGCAATACTGCTCGGCTTCGGCTCCTCGATCTTCCATCCGGAGGCGTCCCGCATCGCCCGCCTGGCATCAGGCGGAAAGCATGGCTTCGCCCAGTCCCTGTTCCAGGTCGGCGGCAATTTCGGCACCTCACTCGGCCCGCTGCTCGCAGCCTTCTTCATCCTTCCGCACGGCCAGCATGGAATGGCGGCGCTTGCGAGTCTGGCTTTTGCCGGCATTCTTATTCTCGGTGGCCTCGGCCGCTGGTATCAGCTGAATGGCAGCCATCTGCGGGCGCCGGCAAAATCCGGCAAGCCTCATAAGGCGCTGAGCCTATCGCGCGCCCGCGTCGGTCTTGCCATTGCCGTCTTGATTGCGCTGATCTTTTCGAAGTATTTCTATCTGGCAAGCTTTACCAGCTACTACAATTTCTATCTCATGGCCCGGTTCGGCGTGACGGAACGGACGGCTCAGCTCTGCCAGTTCGTGTTCTTCGCCGCGGTCGCCGTCGGCACGATGGTCGGCGGCCCCGTGGGTGACCGCATCGGCCGCAAGAAGGTCATCTGGGGTTCGATCCTCGGCATCCTGCCCTTCACCGTCGTTCTGCCCCATGCCAATCTCGAAACGACGATCATCCTCAGCGCGATCATCGGCACGGTCATTGCGTCGGCCTTTTCCGCGATCGTCGTCTACGCGCAGGAATTGCTACCGGGTCGCGTCGGCATGGTGTCCGGCCTGTTCTTTGGCTTCGCCTTCGGCATGGGCGGCATTGGTGCGGCCGCGCTCGGCGTGCTTGCCGACCACACCAGCATCGAGTTCGTCTTCGAGCTTTGCGCCTTCCTGCCGCTGATCGGACTTTTGACGATCCTGCTGCCGAACGTCGAAGATTAA
- a CDS encoding AraC family transcriptional regulator — MVRNSRIDPFIDVDRPLIALGNEYGDGHRVEPHQHRRAQLLYGFSGVVVVTTPDGTLVMPPERGMWIPPGVIHSVRMLGKVSMRSLYIEPEAIETMPDHCQVVEISPLLRTLIAEAVDIPVDYDVNDRAGALMALLLHELARLRPLPLSLPIPRNRTLAQKCQDFLRRPATHDTIDLWASHMRMSRRAFTRMFRLETGLSFVKWREQACLHAALPRLVAGVPVTTIAIDLGYKNPAAFTTMFKRAFGCSPREMARQHAGSGSAVTSPQP; from the coding sequence ATGGTCAGGAACAGCCGCATAGATCCATTCATCGATGTCGACCGGCCACTCATCGCCCTCGGCAATGAATATGGCGACGGCCACCGCGTCGAACCGCACCAGCATCGCCGTGCCCAACTGCTCTATGGTTTTTCCGGCGTAGTGGTCGTGACCACGCCTGACGGCACGCTCGTCATGCCGCCGGAGCGCGGGATGTGGATCCCTCCGGGCGTGATCCATAGCGTGCGCATGCTCGGAAAGGTAAGCATGCGTAGTCTCTACATTGAGCCGGAAGCGATCGAGACGATGCCGGATCACTGTCAGGTGGTCGAAATCTCGCCCCTGCTGCGCACGCTCATCGCCGAAGCCGTCGATATTCCGGTCGATTACGACGTCAATGATCGGGCCGGTGCCTTGATGGCATTGCTTCTGCACGAACTGGCAAGATTGAGGCCGTTGCCCTTGTCCCTGCCGATCCCGCGCAACAGGACTTTGGCTCAGAAATGCCAGGATTTCCTCAGGCGGCCGGCAACGCATGATACGATCGATCTATGGGCCAGCCACATGCGCATGAGCCGCCGCGCATTTACCCGCATGTTTCGCCTGGAGACGGGGCTGAGCTTCGTCAAATGGCGCGAGCAGGCCTGTCTGCATGCCGCGCTTCCGCGGCTTGTCGCCGGCGTGCCGGTGACGACGATCGCGATTGACCTTGGCTATAAGAACCCGGCCGCCTTCACGACCATGTTCAAGCGCGCCTTCGGTTGTTCGCCACGCGAAATGGCGCGCCAGCACGCTGGAAGCGGCTCCGCCGTTACAAGTCCCCAGCCATGA
- a CDS encoding MFS transporter has translation MPNRPSPLVAFQSKTFRSLWSATLISNLGGLVEGVGAAWLMTSLATSHGMVALVQSSTTLPVMIFSLAAGALADNYDRRRIMLIAQTLMLSVSATLAILSYSNALTPWLLLCFTFLIGCGGALHNPSWQASMGDVVPREHLPGAVALNSMSYNLMRSIGPAIGGVIVAAAGAAFAFLFNVFCYFALIITLWRWKTAPVRNTLPREPFGSAMSAGFRYVLMSPNLLKVMCRSFVFGLTAIVILALLPLVARDHVHGTAITYGIMLGFFGFGAICGAMLIGRIRDILSNEWVIRGAFFTLAVSCLLLALSNQVWLSCLILMPAGVAWVQAFSLFNVTVQLSTPRWVVGRALSLYQTATFGGMAVGSWLWGALADAHGVTGALFIASVGLAIGGLLGLLLRQPDFESLNLDPTNTFSEPQLQLDLRSRSGPILVMVDYDIDQEDVAEFLAVMAQRRRMRIRDGAKQWSLLRDLEKPNTWTESYHLPTWIDYVRHSQRQTHADVEVAERLDKLHRGDRPPVIHHMIERQTVPRHDDMPLKPYLDAT, from the coding sequence ATGCCCAATAGACCCTCTCCGCTCGTTGCGTTCCAGTCGAAGACCTTCCGCTCTCTCTGGTCGGCAACGCTCATCTCCAATCTTGGCGGGTTGGTCGAAGGCGTCGGCGCCGCGTGGCTGATGACCAGCCTTGCGACATCACATGGCATGGTGGCGCTCGTTCAGTCCTCCACCACCCTGCCCGTCATGATCTTCTCGCTTGCGGCCGGAGCGCTGGCTGACAATTACGACCGCAGGCGGATCATGCTGATTGCACAGACGCTGATGCTCTCAGTCTCGGCGACGCTGGCGATCTTGTCCTACAGCAATGCGCTGACCCCATGGCTTTTGCTCTGCTTCACCTTCCTGATTGGCTGCGGCGGCGCGCTTCACAATCCATCATGGCAGGCGTCGATGGGCGATGTCGTGCCACGCGAGCACCTGCCGGGTGCGGTCGCGCTGAACAGCATGAGCTACAATCTCATGCGCAGCATCGGGCCTGCCATCGGCGGCGTCATCGTCGCGGCCGCCGGTGCGGCCTTTGCGTTCCTCTTCAATGTCTTCTGTTACTTCGCGCTCATCATCACCCTATGGCGCTGGAAGACCGCGCCCGTCCGCAATACGCTGCCGCGCGAGCCGTTCGGCAGCGCCATGTCGGCAGGCTTTCGCTATGTGCTGATGTCGCCGAACCTTCTCAAGGTCATGTGCCGCAGTTTCGTCTTCGGCTTGACGGCGATCGTCATCCTGGCACTCCTGCCCCTCGTGGCACGCGATCATGTCCACGGCACGGCGATCACCTACGGCATCATGCTCGGCTTCTTCGGCTTTGGCGCCATCTGCGGCGCGATGCTGATCGGCCGCATCCGCGATATACTGAGCAATGAATGGGTGATCCGCGGTGCCTTCTTCACATTGGCGGTGAGCTGCTTGTTGCTTGCGCTAAGCAACCAGGTATGGCTGAGCTGTCTTATTCTTATGCCGGCCGGCGTCGCCTGGGTGCAGGCCTTCTCGCTCTTCAATGTCACGGTTCAGCTTTCCACGCCGCGCTGGGTCGTCGGCCGCGCTCTGTCGCTCTATCAGACCGCCACCTTTGGTGGCATGGCGGTCGGAAGCTGGCTCTGGGGTGCACTGGCCGACGCCCACGGTGTCACGGGCGCGCTTTTCATCGCAAGCGTCGGCTTGGCAATAGGCGGCCTGCTTGGCCTGTTGCTGCGCCAACCGGATTTCGAATCGCTTAATCTCGATCCGACCAACACCTTCAGCGAACCACAATTGCAGCTCGACCTGCGTTCCAGAAGCGGCCCCATCCTGGTCATGGTGGACTACGACATCGATCAGGAGGATGTGGCGGAATTTCTGGCCGTCATGGCTCAGCGTCGCCGGATGAGAATCCGCGACGGGGCAAAGCAATGGTCGCTGTTACGCGATCTGGAAAAGCCGAACACCTGGACGGAAAGCTACCATCTGCCGACCTGGATCGATTATGTTCGCCACAGCCAGCGCCAGACGCATGCCGATGTCGAGGTCGCCGAACGCCTGGACAAATTGCATCGCGGCGACCGCCCGCCCGTCATCCACCACATGATCGAACGGCAGACGGTGCCCAGGCACGACGACATGCCATTGAAGCCCTATCTCGACGCGACATGA
- the lepB gene encoding signal peptidase I yields the protein MMTDLFGNTARILEETPPEGRRYRTSMTDQAVAGQDEAGPFEVPAGHYFVLGDNRHNSVDSRFPDQFGENGFVSAKDVSGKAAIILVSPDPDRIGTLLE from the coding sequence ATGATGACGGATCTCTTCGGCAATACAGCTAGAATTCTTGAGGAGACGCCCCCGGAAGGACGACGCTACAGAACCTCGATGACGGATCAAGCGGTCGCCGGTCAGGACGAAGCAGGTCCTTTCGAAGTGCCCGCGGGTCATTATTTCGTGCTGGGCGACAACAGGCACAATTCCGTCGACAGTCGCTTTCCAGATCAGTTCGGCGAAAACGGATTTGTTTCTGCCAAGGATGTCTCCGGGAAGGCCGCGATCATCTTGGTTTCTCCCGACCCCGATCGAATTGGCACGTTGCTCGAGTGA